Proteins from one Triticum aestivum cultivar Chinese Spring chromosome 7A, IWGSC CS RefSeq v2.1, whole genome shotgun sequence genomic window:
- the LOC123146925 gene encoding peroxidase P7, translating to MASSKGSWAALALLLFAAVASTAVNGDHKLSARYYDETCPNVQRVVRAVMAYKVASEPAVAPALLRLFFHDCFVNGCDGSVLLDGTHFSESEKDALPNASLRGFEVIDEIKSVLEHDCPATVSCADVLALASRDAVAMLGGPAWSMPLGRMDSRTADRDAAENLPSPHDNYTSLVSTFRERGLDARDMTALSGAHTVGMASCVNYRARVYGSDGDTNIDPSFAETRRQSCPAGDNEDGGMAPFDEQTPMTFDNAYYKDLIARRGLLSSDQALYGSGGRQDDLVEMYSRDGKKFAKDFAKAMVKMGNIRPSKGTTVEVRLNCKMVN from the exons ATGGCGTCCTCCAAGGGCTCCTGGGCCGCGCTTGCATTGCTCCTCTTTGCTGCTGTCGCATCCACGGCCGTCAACGGCGACCACAAGCTCTCCGCCAGGTACTACGACGAGACGTGCCCCAACGTGCAGCGCGTCGTGCGGGCGGTCATGGCGTACAAGGTCGCCAGCGAGCCGGCGGTGGCGCCCgccctcctccgcctcttcttccacgactgcttcgtcaaC GGATGCGATGGGTCCGTCCTCCTCGACGGCACGCACTTCTCCGAGAGCGAGAAGGACGCGCTGCCGAACGCTTCCCTCCGAGGCTTCGAGGTGATCGACGAGATCAAGTCCGTGCTGGAGCACGACTGCCCGGCcaccgtctcctgcgccgacgtgCTCGCCCTGGCGTCCCGGGACGCCGTCGCCATGCTCGGAGGGCCCGCCTGGAGCATGCCTCTCGGCCGCATGGACTCTCGCACCGCCGACAGGGACGCCGCCGAGAACCTCCCCAGCCCACACGACAACTACACGTCGCTCGTCTCGACGTTCAGGGAGCGCGGCCTCGACGCCCGCGACATGACCGCGCTCTCCGGCGCGCACACCGTAGGGATGGCCAGCTGCGTGAACTACAGGGCCCGCGTCTACGGCAGCGACGGCGACACCAACATCGATCCCTCCTTCGCGGAGACCAGGCGGCAGTCGTGCCCCGCCGGCGACAATGAGGATGGTGGCATGGCGCCGTTTGACGAGCAGACGCCGATGACATTCGACAACGCCTACTACAAAGATCTGATCGCGCGGCGTGGCCTCCTCAGCTCCGACCAAGCACTCTACGGCTCCGGCGGGCGGCAGGACGATCTTGTGGAGATGTACAGCAGGGACGGTAAGAAGTTCGCCAAGGACTTCGCCAAGGCCATGGTAAAGATGGGGAACATACGCCCGTCCAAGGGGACCACGGTGGAGGTCAGGCTCAATTGCAAGATGGTCAACTAG